The DNA sequence acattatgaataaaaaggGCATTCGTCGCAGCTCACTTCCATATTGTGGGTGCGTTGCTGACCTTTGATGGAGGAGTACACTCTTACATTGAACAgctggaggtcgtatctctcaggaAGAGTCCCACCAGttgattccacagttcgctagttcgcaaaagaaagtgtTTTGCGAAGCGGACTGTGGAAGCCATccatcaaggtgatgctgATTATAATTACCATGAACACTGAATTGAAACAGGaaggattaataaaaaagatataatCATATCAATGCATTTATCATAATcagtatatatagtatatatattagcGTTGATTATACTTTAATCAGTACGAAAGTTAATTAAACAGAAGAGTGTTGTAATCGAAATAAATTCGCGTCAAATCGGACGCTATGATAAgtgagtatattttttaaataagtaattgtttaataattaatagcgGTATACCTTTGCTGCCGACTGgaatctttttaggtctgggcttcagatttctgtatctgtttcattaacttataggcaagtaggtgatcagcctcctgtgacacacgccgtcgtgtTGGGTATAAGGTAcgattcctcacgatgttttccttcgtacgagggaatgttaaatgcggacatagtccattggtgcagctAGGTATCgaaccttagggatgagagtcgcacgctgaagccactaggccaacactgttctgcCGGAAGTTAgcttttcaaatttttatttttatttttatgtaagtcTTTATCTTGAAATCAGTCAgctagactatgagcagatgtgttGAGAGCTGTTAGGCGTTCAAACTTCAAAGCAAAATCTCCATCGAAACTGCTCCTCTCTTTCAACCGTGTCTAATGTCTATCAAGACTTAGGATTTGTCGCCTTTTAAGTCTATTTATTAGGTCCGGTATGGTTAAAAGTTTTTCAAATATGATATTGAAGTTAGctgctatttattatattttaaaatgagagcagtgttggcctgcTTTGCATGGCCGTGGGACTGTTTCTGGggtcgtgggttcgatccccatcTGTGCCTCAATAGACTGTGTGTGCGCtgttaacattcgctcgaacggtgaaggaaagcatcgtgaggaaaccggcttgccataGTTTAATATCCTGAAAACTGTCAGAACTCAGACCTTTCTGAACCTCTAGTGACTATAATCACTGCAATGACACTGAAACACGCTAATGAAGTTATTCCGGCTAAGGATATTTAGAACTTCTCAACATTGGCAACTGTCTTCAGACCAGGTAGTGGTTAGACTGTTTGAGGATCCTCAGGGTTGGAAGAACAGAACATCCTTCCTCCACCTTGTTCTGTGTCGTTTAAaccgtaaaattatttaatcatcaACGACCAATCCATTTCCGAGCGGCTTCATCCTTTGGGGTTGCGTAGAGATGcgggatctctctgcatcttctactgAGTTcttagtttcatcatcggacgtcgaggcatgAAATTCCACCCCTATGACATCGACGTCccttccacaactgagcgtttatAAGGCAGTTTATGCTCCacaactatgtggaaccagttgcTTGCTGGTTTCCGAAAAAATCCGACTAAGGGTCCTTCTAGAAAAGAGCTTGCCAATTCTTAgagagccttctggcattcaTAGTGTCCAGCACTCTCCTGCTCGATTGCCCCTGAAAAAATtgaactttgttttttttaattcataattattacTCAGAAGcggtaattaaatattatctacATTTTAGctacttaattattatcgGTAGTGCAGAGATAACAGGCCATTTCCTAAATGTAATCTTATGATTCAAATtcacgtattttttattgcgCAATGACGAAAAGTGATTTGTCAGCTATGCTTCAtctccagccctgcgattctgtaactcacttttcgaactcacacagcggctttcgcatcggcggtcgctctcaaatcagtcgtgaagcagtcattttatgatttggcattctgaaaaggtgggagcttgtagtttattgtttatcagaatgtcaaatcataaaatgactgcttcacgactgatttgagagcgaccgccgatgcgaaaaccgctgtgtgagttcgaaaagtgagttacagaatagcaGGGCTGGTCCGGGAAAAGGCTCTTTTTATCCTGGACAAACAAGTTAATATGAACATGTCTGCGtatatagtatttttgtaCAAATTTCTGGTTAACAATCCCATCCATCAGCAAACATGGGTTTAATATAACAGGAGGAAATGGGCAGATTACTCatatgatgttaagtgatagccATAGACACttattgccagagggcttacaagtgcgttgccggcgtttttttatgaagcagggggcaaacgggcggGAGATTTACCTGATGTCAAGTGATAGCCAGAGACACTctttgccagagggctcgcaagtgcgttgccgaacTTTAGTATCCCGAATATTTGGAAGTAATCCCTATTCACGCAACAAAATGCCTGATGACTCGGACATAGAACATATCATATAAAGTTCCAACAAAATCGCATTATAATAGATCCAGTCGTTTACAAGTCACACGTCTCATCACAATAACCATCACGATCACGTCAGCTTTGTACCGAAGCATCTCAACCGGCCCATTTGTTACTTCATCTTCAATCGCActcttcatttctgaaggtTGTGCTAGTGGCAAGCCTCTGCGCTTGGGTGATGGCCTGTAAGGGCCTTTACTTGATCGGTTCAGCTCAAGGTCTGGAGCCCTCCACTCTGCCAGTCACGATTACTTTTTCTAGGCTTTCTGGAAGTCTGCGTGTTCCATGTCCTAAAAAACTCAGGATGCGATTTTTATAACCATGTTTATTTGTTCCAGTTAAACTTCTTCTACTGGGCCTCGTAGGTCTATCCTACGCCAGGCCACAGTTGGAATGTCCTAGCGACGGCCAACAGTATCTGATCCCCCACGAAACCGAATGCAGCCAGTACTACGTGTGCGAAAATGGACGGCGTGTTGCGTGGTCGAAATGTCCGAAACAAACGTTCTTTTCGTCGGAAAATCAGGTAAGACTCTTCTCCTCTTCTTGGGTACAAATGCAGCTACGAAATTATATGTGGAGAACTGTCCTagattcaattaaatttggGCATTTAACTGAGATTGattcacaaaaatacatacactatTTTTACACTACTAAACTAATAGAATGATGATGAAATGggtggcaattttttttaaacatttttacataaacGTACAAATGCAGgactaataatgtatttagCAAAAGTGTATCGCTCCCTTTGGGTACGGGACTTGAttgaaaacataataaatgacATCAAcgggtaatttttaaaagcatttcaCCGAGTTTTAAAGTATagttatatacttttaataattagatatattatatacctactacTACTGTACAGTCTACAGAAACATATTTTGTGTGATAATATAAGCCCATAAGTACTGAGCATAATCAATGTGTGGATCGCATCTGAATGGCGATCTTTTACTATGGGCTAATATTGTCTTGCGCGTTCTAGTTCTTAACGACTGTTGCCTATTTCTTCGTGCCAAGCGTTCCGCGATAGATTCCCGTGCACGCGTTTGCGATTTTCTAACTCTATTCTCAGCGAAGCTCTGCGAGTGTTCAGCGTTAGATTCCTTGCACGTGCTCGTGAGATTCTGCCTGTATTTTCTTGCGCTGCGAACTTTCGGCGCTAGATTGTCTGGCTTGCGATTGCGATAGGCTCTCTCACTTGCCAAACGATCTGAATTTTCAGAAGAAGATTCTCTGATATGACGTTTTTTGCTAACCACGCTTAGgaactattttaagatagctGCGATTTTCTTTTCTAGGCATATTGTTAGTTTCCTTTTCTAGAAAAGTTTGAATAAAGTAGTAGTAGTTCTGAAacgaacttttaaaatttgttttaattttctattcatcctttattatcatttaagttaagaatattgtaaaaaactttatatttgtatattatatgtcCACGGAGAGTTACACGAATTtcgtaaaattattcaatgtcAAAAGCTGATTGCTATTTTCTAATGATAACGATATGTTCGCTATCTAATTATGATAAAAggattatatatattgattataAATCACTGTTATCAATAATGAAGTGAAACTATGAATTGATAATTTATGAGGCGAgcgataatttttaaaactttcatgaaaattttaaagctatagaaaatcaaaacaaattttaattattcccAGTGGCAGTGTACATTTAATGCtaacatttcctcgctgtattgcgatacttattcgttgaaagCACCAAGTCTAGGGTCACCTACCAGGCGtctatttaaatctttaataagcacTTGACACACGGCCCAAGACTACTCCAAAGGGACTACTAAATCGAAGTTGAAGGAaagacttatatttgagccgttaaTACATAAAGTACACAATATCGATACTGTGTACTACGCGATCATATAAAGATGTCGTGTCCGGGACAGCATTTAGTAGGAAACGTCTTTGTTAACGGGGCTCTGTGCAACATACTGCTTCTGGCtcttacaatattattgtaatgaatGCCGACGCTTTGGCAGATGGAGGAATTGTGACCAATTTGTAATCACCCgtcacataaattattttttgttttaagtaatgtaataagataattatatttttcagaaCTGCGGTGATTTCCTTGCTTCGAACTGTAACCCCAGAAGAGGCCGAGATGGGGAAGATGGCGAAGATGGCAAGAATGGTGAAAATGGTGGTGGTCACGCCGGTCTTGGTGGGGCTAAAGGCCTATCAGGTGGCGTAAATGGTGGTAACGGCGGCAACGGCGGAAATGGAGGCAATGGAGGTGATGGCTCTGGAGCCGGAAGTGGTGGAAATGGTGGTGGTGGCGGTAACGGAGGAAATGGCTCCGGTGCTGGCAACGGTGGTAATGGAGGAAGCGGCGGTAATGGTGGAAATGGTGGAGAAAGCTCTGGTGCCGGAAATGGAGGCAACGGAGGAAACGGCGGAAATGGTGGAAATGGTGGAGGAAACTCTGGTGCCGGAAATGGAGGCAACGGAGGAAACGGTGGAAATGGAGGCAACGGAGGAAATGGCGGAGGAGGAGGTAACGGTGGCAATGGAGGAGGTGGTGGAAATGGAGGAGGTGGTGGAAATGGAGGAAATGGTGGAAACGGAGGCAATGGCGGAAATGGAGGCAACGGTGGAGGTGGCGGCAATGGCGGCAACGGTGGAGGTGGTGGTGATGGTGGCAACGACAATGGAGGCAATGGAGGAGGTGATGGAAATGAAAGTGAAGGGGACGATGAAAATGGAGGTGAAGGTGGTAGCGGTGGTGGTAATGAATCAGGCACTTACCCAAACGGCTGCCCGAAAGATTACACTATAGAGAAACTTCTCCCACATCCGGACTGTGATAAATTTTACCAATGTGTTCATGGAGATTATCAAGAAATGCCATGCGCCCTTGGTACTCAGTTCAGCTACGCTTTGCAGGTTGGTTCactttaaaactcaaaataaatcGTTCTCAATAAAGGCCGATAATAAATAGCTATGAATCATATTCCAACACAGGCATTTAAACTAtacaaacaatgtttttttaatttattaagtgtaGGGCAAGAGCCTCCTTCGTATTGAATTCCTCTTTGTATTGAGCAACATTCATCCAGTCTTTTATGTCATTTGTCTATCTTCTTTTGTATACATCTGTTTCCAGTTGGTCTAGTCTTGCCCAATTCAGCCTTAGAGCGTGTTCAAATCTGaacgttttgttttgtttctatcaacatttcttcttttatttattcttttcaACTTTTATATGCTTCTATCCATTGCTATATATTTGCTCTGATCTTatgcaaataaaaattttaaaaatatcacgtaatttttacaattttcttcaaTCTAATAACAATTTAAGGCCTGTACTTATTGGatttgacatacgggagtTGGCTTTAACCCTAAGCCAACAATATCTCTATCTATCTCTAATTGAAgctataacaaataattaaaaaaccaatAACACTCTACTAAGTAGGGCTGGATTGACGATATTACCAATACACTGTTTTTAGAACTGCACCTGGCCATACCTGTCCGATTGTGGTGACAATGGAACCAATGGTGGCGGCGGAAATGGTGGCGGCGGAAATGGTGGCGGTGGAAATGGAGGCGGAAACAATAACGATTTCGAAACATACCCCAACGGCTGTCCCAAAAACTACACAATCGAAAAGCTGATCCCTCACGCTGATTGCGACAAGTTTTACCAGTGTGTACACGGTGACTACTTAGTAATGCCATGCGCTCCTGGTACACAGTTCAGCAACAAATTACAGGTAATGAAATAAGTATGATTATCATTCCGTATAAAGAACGATaagactctcatacctgaggtcgtatcGATCCCCGGATGTGTACCAATggtctgtctatgtgcgcttttAACTTTCGCTCGTACtaaggaaaacatagtaaGAAAACCAATTGCCACAGACGCGACGGCGTGTTTCGGGCAGTGGAGGCTATACCTTCATACCTAtaagacaaatgatcatgaaaaagatacagaaatctgaagcctagacctaaaaaggttgtagcgccactgatttttttattattctccGCTATATTGGTATCCTCTATTAACTCCACAATATGGCACAACCTTTTCCTATTGTATGTATTACAATAccacatattttttacataaaaaaaaccagtggtaCAGCCTTTTAGGTCTGTGCCTTAGATTTGTGTACCATTTTCGTCACCATTTTTAACAGGCACGTAGGTGATCAGACTTTTGTCACTATCTTTGAAGTCTAGGCAtgcttacgatgttttccttattCAAGGGGATGGTAATACACACATAGATAGTCTATTGGTGCAGAGCCAGGCTCATGGTCATACCACAGGGATAAGGGTTGCTgggctaacactgctctaataaaataaccaatcaaaaatattcaagTACGCGCCGTACTACGTAGTGACTCGAtcgaaatttatatattcaagtTTAACAATATGTTGCTTATATATTAAACGTGTCAGCATAGTAAATAACttagtttatatattctaacaaaaaaatattacataatttgtttatgtattacttaataataataaattaggaAACTTAGACAAAtctattttagtatttaatgaTCGTAATGGTTTGATAACAGAAATGCACTTGGCCATACCTATCTGATTGCGGAGGCGACGGTGGAAATGGAGGCGGTGGAAATGGAGGCGGCGGTAATGGAGGCGGCGGAAATGGAGGCGGCGGAAATGGAGGCGGCGGAAATGGTGGCGGCGGAGGTGGAGGTGGTGGTAATGGAGGCGGTGGAAATGGAGGCGGTGGAAATGGTGGCGGAAACAATACCGATTATGAAACGTACCCAAACGGCTGTCCCAAAGACTTCTCAATTGAAAAGCTGTTCCCTCACGCCAATTGCGACAAATTTTACCAGTGCGTACATGGAGGTTACCAAGTAATGCCATGCGCTCCTGGCACTCAGTTCAGCTACAAATTGcaggtaaaaataaaaaaagtatagaTTAATAGAAacataaactattattatatttctcaGAGCTTCGATCACTATTCATTCAAAAGTAGCGGGTTACcgctaattatattatattagcttcatTCCACCTACTCACAGTACATATCGCTTGCCCCGGAGAACAAAGTCGTAAAGCACTATTAtgactgttttaatgttttcttaaATTTGCCTTTTTGCAAAAGAAATTCCTATAAGAAAACACGATGTCTTTATTTTACGGATATTATTTTGTGCACAATAATTGATTGTAAGGCAAGATTGTAAaccaaataatcataaaagtcAATGCgacagtttaaaaacaaataaattatggtAATAATATATCCCTGTTTGACTAAGGTTAAGCTAAACATTATTACGTTCTAGACATTCGAAATGTGCCGTCGTAATGTGCGGTTACTGTCGTCCgtaattatgttaaaacaGTCTTAAAACGCTTTTGCTCTTCCATCTAATTATATTAGTGTAATGTGCattttgttacttttttaACTACTTacactaaataaataacaagtaTGTTTAAATCgtcatatagaaaaaaatgctttcatttgatataatatataaaggcCCATTTAGATGGAGAGTTTCTCGAATGTACGATTatcgaaataataaaaaaaagtttcttccTCGAAACATTCACATCTCTCACTCTTCCACTTTGGCGAGAATTGCCTCGCAATGGAAAGTTTATTGTGTCCGTGTAAACAGAATTTCGaaagcaataattattttattattttctaatattaattagtattgatttaaatattcaatttaaatcacttctgatcataattcagacgcacatataaaattcgcacttgtataatgaaaacaaaatgaaaacacgtgttttaaatgtagaaaaagCATGtgcataaatattataaatataaatacacagtgaacagaggcggcgtGCGTGCCAACATGCGCTAACTTCatactgttaattttgtgtcacggtgcgcgcgcttcgtaaaatttcactataGTAGTATActgaagtataacttcaaaaatatattttgcttCTACGACTTTGTTCCCCGGGGCAAGTAAATATTGTTCTTTATTGGTTTGGATTAATTTACAAGATTTGAAGGTAAATTTCATTTGCTGGTCGCTGTCGTCAGTCTTGGTATAATTATGTGGAGAACATACAAAAATGGAGTTATTGTTTTGTTGTAGAAATGCACTTGGCCAAACCAATCTGATTGTGGTGAAGACAGCGGAAACGGTGGTGGTGGAAATGGAGGCGGTGACGGCGGAAATGGAGGCGGTGGTGGCGGAAATGGAGGCGGTGGTGGCGGAAATGGAGGCGGTGGTGGCGGAAATGGAGGCGGTGGTGGCGGAAATGGAGGCGGCAATGGAAATGGAAATGGTACCGACTATGAAACATACCCCAACGGTTGTCCTAAAGATTACAGCATAGAAAAACTATTTCCTCATCCTGACTGCGACAAATTCTACCAGTGTGTCCACGGTGGCTACCAAGTAATGCCATGCGCACCTGGTACTCAATTCAGCTACAAGCTGCAggtaattaagaaataatttatttaagattataCGTGACGTGACTAAAATAAACATCACAATACTATACGACACTGGTAACGCTTGGTAAGCCGAAAAATTCTTGCTCTTATACTTATCTAGGGCTCGTTCCTATATCATCCTACTAGCGTAATACAGACgctatattttgttaatattacgtaagaaaaaataaatagcattaaaaacttatattattttattacagaaatgTACATGGCCACATCTTTCTGACTGCGGTGAAGGAGATGGTGGAAACGGAGGCGGAGGCGGAGGCGGAGGCGGAGGCGGAGGCGGAGATGGAGGAGATGGTGGAAACGGAGGCGGAGGCGGAGGTGGAGGAGATGGTGGAGATGATGGAAACGGAGGCGGAGGCGGAGATGGAGGAGATGGTGGAAACGGAGGCGGAGGCGGAGGTGGAGGAGATGGTGGAAACGGAGGCGGAGGTGGAGATGGTGGAAATGGAGGTGACGGCGGTAACGGAGGTGACGGCGGTAATGGTGGAGATGGCGGCAATGGTGGAGATGGTGGAAACGGAGGCGACGGTGGAAATGGTGGAGATGGCGGCAATGGTGGAGATGGTGGAAACGGAGGCGACGGTGGAAATGGAGGTGGAGGTGACGGCGGAAATGGTGGAGATGGCGGCGATGGTGGAGATAGTGGAAACGGAGGTGACGGCGGAAATGGTGGAGATGGCGGTAATGGAGGTGACGGCGGTAATGGTGGAGATGGTGGAAACGGAGGTGACGGCGGCAATGGT is a window from the Pieris napi chromosome Z, ilPieNapi1.2, whole genome shotgun sequence genome containing:
- the LOC125062145 gene encoding uncharacterized PE-PGRS family protein PE_PGRS54-like isoform X5, giving the protein MIIKLLLLGLVGLSYARPQLECPSDGQQYLIPHETECSQYYVCENGRRVAWSKCPKQTFFSSENQNCGDFLASNCNPRRGRDGEDGEDGKNGENGGGHAGLGGAKGLSGGVNGGNGGNGGNGGNGGDGSGAGSGGNGGGGGNGGNGSGAGNGGNGGSGGNGGNGGESSGAGNGGNGGNGGNGGNGGGNSGAGNGGNGGNGGNGGNGGNGGGGGNGGNGGGGGNGGGGGNGGNGGNGGNGGNGGNGGGGGNGGNGGGGGDGGNDNGGNGGGDGNESEGDDENGGEGGSGGGNESGTYPNGCPKDYTIEKLLPHPDCDKFYQCVHGDYQEMPCALGTQFSYALQNCTWPYLSDCGDNGTNGGGGNGGGGNGGGGNGGGNNNDFETYPNGCPKNYTIEKLIPHADCDKFYQCVHGDYLVMPCAPGTQFSNKLQKCTWPYLSDCGGDGGNGGGGNGGGGNGGGGNGGGGNGGGGNGGGGGGGGGNGGGGNGGGGNGGGNNTDYETYPNGCPKDFSIEKLFPHANCDKFYQCVHGGYQVMPCAPGTQFSYKLQKCTWPNQSDCGEDSGNGGGGNGGGDGGNGGGGGGNGGGGGGNGGGGGGNGGGGGGNGGGNGNGNGTDYETYPNGCPKDYSIEKLFPHPDCDKFYQCVHGGYQVMPCAPGTQFSYKLQKCTWPHLSDCGEGDGGNGGGGGDGGDGGNGGGGGGGGDGGNGGGGGDGGNGGDGGNGGDGGNGGDGGNGGDGGNGGDGGNGGDGGNGGDGGNGGDGGNGGGGDGGNGGDGGNGGDGGNGGDGGNGGDGGNGGDGGNGGGGDGGNGGDGGNGGDGGNGGDGGNGGDGGNGGGGDGGNGGDGGNGGDGGNGGDGGNGGDGGNGGDGGNGGDGGNGGGGDGGNGGDGGNGGDGGNGGDGGNGGDGGNGGDGGNGGGGDGGNGGDGGNGGDGGNGGDGGNGGDGGNGGDGGNGGDGGNGGDGGNGGDGGNGGGGNEANRCQEDCHVPFWRHETDCDKFWRCDNNEVVLGVCSEGLRFNEEKQTCDFACNVDCQRAEIQSTAGIDGLKVFLPWNKVDSLLEIAKNTKKINNRSFYGY
- the LOC125062145 gene encoding uncharacterized PE-PGRS family protein PE_PGRS54-like isoform X6 gives rise to the protein MIIKLLLLGLVGLSYARPQLECPSDGQQYLIPHETECSQYYVCENGRRVAWSKCPKQTFFSSENQNCGDFLASNCNPRRGRDGEDGEDGKNGENGGGHAGLGGAKGLSGGVNGGNGGNGGNGGNGGDGSGAGSGGNGGGGGNGGNGSGAGNGGNGGSGGNGGNGGESSGAGNGGNGGNGGNGGNGGGNSGAGNGGNGGNGGNGGNGGNGGGGGNGGNGGGGGNGGGGGNGGNGGNGGNGGNGGNGGGGGNGGNGGGGGDGGNDNGGNGGGDGNESEGDDENGGEGGSGGGNESGTYPNGCPKDYTIEKLLPHPDCDKFYQCVHGDYQEMPCALGTQFSYALQNCTWPYLSDCGDNGTNGGGGNGGGGNGGGGNGGGNNNDFETYPNGCPKNYTIEKLIPHADCDKFYQCVHGDYLVMPCAPGTQFSNKLQKCTWPYLSDCGGDGGNGGGGNGGGGNGGGGNGGGGNGGGGNGGGGGGGGGNGGGGNGGGGNGGGNNTDYETYPNGCPKDFSIEKLFPHANCDKFYQCVHGGYQVMPCAPGTQFSYKLQKCTWPNQSDCGEDSGNGGGGNGGGDGGNGGGGGGNGGGGGGNGGGGGGNGGGGGGNGGGNGNGNGTDYETYPNGCPKDYSIEKLFPHPDCDKFYQCVHGGYQVMPCAPGTQFSYKLQKCTWPHLSDCGEGDGGNGGGGGDGGDGGNGGGGGGGGDGGNGGGGGDGGNGGDGGNGGDGGNGGDGGNGGDGGNGGDGGNGGDGGNGGDGGNGGDGGNGGGGDGGNGGDGGNGGDGGNGGDGGNGGDGGNGGDGGNGGGGDGGNGGDGGNGGDGGNGGDGGNGGDGGNGGDGGNGGDGGNGGDGGNGGGGDGGNGGDGGNGGDGGNGGDGGNGGGGDGGNGGDGGNGGDGGNGGDGGNGGDGGNGGDGGNGGGGDGGNGGDGGNGGDGGNGGDGGNGGDGGNGGDGGNGGDGGNGGDGGNGGDGGNGGGGNEANRCQEDCHVPFWRHETDCDKFWRCDNNEVVLGVCSEGLRFNEEKQTCDFACNVDCQRAEIQSTAGIDGLKVFLPWNKVDSLLEIAKNTKKINNRSFYGY
- the LOC125062145 gene encoding uncharacterized PE-PGRS family protein PE_PGRS54-like isoform X8, whose protein sequence is MIIKLLLLGLVGLSYARPQLECPSDGQQYLIPHETECSQYYVCENGRRVAWSKCPKQTFFSSENQNCGDFLASNCNPRRGRDGEDGEDGKNGENGGGHAGLGGAKGLSGGVNGGNGGNGGNGGNGGDGSGAGSGGNGGGGGNGGNGSGAGNGGNGGSGGNGGNGGESSGAGNGGNGGNGGNGGNGGGNSGAGNGGNGGNGGNGGNGGNGGGGGNGGNGGGGGNGGGGGNGGNGGNGGNGGNGGNGGGGGNGGNGGGGGDGGNDNGGNGGGDGNESEGDDENGGEGGSGGGNESGTYPNGCPKDYTIEKLLPHPDCDKFYQCVHGDYQEMPCALGTQFSYALQNCTWPYLSDCGDNGTNGGGGNGGGGNGGGGNGGGNNNDFETYPNGCPKNYTIEKLIPHADCDKFYQCVHGDYLVMPCAPGTQFSNKLQKCTWPYLSDCGGDGGNGGGGNGGGGNGGGGNGGGGNGGGGNGGGGGGGGGNGGGGNGGGGNGGGNNTDYETYPNGCPKDFSIEKLFPHANCDKFYQCVHGGYQVMPCAPGTQFSYKLQKCTWPNQSDCGEDSGNGGGGNGGGDGGNGGGGGGNGGGGGGNGGGGGGNGGGGGGNGGGNGNGNGTDYETYPNGCPKDYSIEKLFPHPDCDKFYQCVHGGYQVMPCAPGTQFSYKLQKCTWPHLSDCGEGDGGNGGGGGDGGDGGNGGGGGGGGDGGNGGGGGDGGNGGDGGNGGDGGNGGDGGNGGDGGNGGDGGNGGDGGNGGDGGNGGDGGNGGGGDGGNGGDGGNGGDGGNGGDGGNGGDGGNGGDGGNGGGGDGGNGGDGGNGGDGGNGGDGGNGGDGGNGGGGDGGNGGDGGNGGDGGNGGDGGNGGDGGNGGDGGNGGGGDGGNGGDGGNGGDGGNGGDGGNGGDGGNGGDGGNGGDGGNGGDGGNGGDGGNGGGGNEANRCQEDCHVPFWRHETDCDKFWRCDNNEVVLGVCSEGLRFNEEKQTCDFACNVDCQRAEIQSTAGIDGLKVFLPWNKVDSLLEIAKNTKKINNRSFYGY
- the LOC125062145 gene encoding uncharacterized PE-PGRS family protein PE_PGRS54-like isoform X9, which gives rise to MIIKLLLLGLVGLSYARPQLECPSDGQQYLIPHETECSQYYVCENGRRVAWSKCPKQTFFSSENQNCGDFLASNCNPRRGRDGEDGEDGKNGENGGGHAGLGGAKGLSGGVNGGNGGNGGNGGNGGDGSGAGSGGNGGGGGNGGNGSGAGNGGNGGSGGNGGNGGESSGAGNGGNGGNGGNGGNGGGNSGAGNGGNGGNGGNGGNGGNGGGGGNGGNGGGGGNGGGGGNGGNGGNGGNGGNGGNGGGGGNGGNGGGGGDGGNDNGGNGGGDGNESEGDDENGGEGGSGGGNESGTYPNGCPKDYTIEKLLPHPDCDKFYQCVHGDYQEMPCALGTQFSYALQNCTWPYLSDCGDNGTNGGGGNGGGGNGGGGNGGGNNNDFETYPNGCPKNYTIEKLIPHADCDKFYQCVHGDYLVMPCAPGTQFSNKLQKCTWPYLSDCGGDGGNGGGGNGGGGNGGGGNGGGGNGGGGNGGGGGGGGGNGGGGNGGGGNGGGNNTDYETYPNGCPKDFSIEKLFPHANCDKFYQCVHGGYQVMPCAPGTQFSYKLQKCTWPNQSDCGEDSGNGGGGNGGGDGGNGGGGGGNGGGGGGNGGGGGGNGGGGGGNGGGNGNGNGTDYETYPNGCPKDYSIEKLFPHPDCDKFYQCVHGGYQVMPCAPGTQFSYKLQKCTWPHLSDCGEGDGGNGGGGGDGGDGGNGGGGGGGGDGGNGGGGGDGGNGGDGGNGGDGGNGGDGGNGGDGGNGGDGGNGGDGGNGGDGGNGGDGGNGGGGDGGNGGDGGNGGDGGNGGDGGNGGDGGNGGDGGNGGGGDGGNGGDGGNGGDGGNGGDGGNGGDGGNGGDGGNGGDGGNGGDGGNGGGGDGGNGGDGGNGGDGGNGGDGGNGGDGGNGGDGGNGGDGGNGGDGGNGGDGGNGGGGNEANRCQEDCHVPFWRHETDCDKFWRCDNNEVVLGVCSEGLRFNEEKQTCDFACNVDCQRAEIQSTAGIDGLKVFLPWNKVDSLLEIAKNTKKINNRSFYGY
- the LOC125062145 gene encoding uncharacterized PE-PGRS family protein PE_PGRS54-like isoform X2 codes for the protein MIIKLLLLGLVGLSYARPQLECPSDGQQYLIPHETECSQYYVCENGRRVAWSKCPKQTFFSSENQNCGDFLASNCNPRRGRDGEDGEDGKNGENGGGHAGLGGAKGLSGGVNGGNGGNGGNGGNGGDGSGAGSGGNGGGGGNGGNGSGAGNGGNGGSGGNGGNGGESSGAGNGGNGGNGGNGGNGGGNSGAGNGGNGGNGGNGGNGGNGGGGGNGGNGGGGGNGGGGGNGGNGGNGGNGGNGGNGGGGGNGGNGGGGGDGGNDNGGNGGGDGNESEGDDENGGEGGSGGGNESGTYPNGCPKDYTIEKLLPHPDCDKFYQCVHGDYQEMPCALGTQFSYALQNCTWPYLSDCGDNGTNGGGGNGGGGNGGGGNGGGNNNDFETYPNGCPKNYTIEKLIPHADCDKFYQCVHGDYLVMPCAPGTQFSNKLQKCTWPYLSDCGGDGGNGGGGNGGGGNGGGGNGGGGNGGGGNGGGGGGGGGNGGGGNGGGGNGGGNNTDYETYPNGCPKDFSIEKLFPHANCDKFYQCVHGGYQVMPCAPGTQFSYKLQKCTWPNQSDCGEDSGNGGGGNGGGDGGNGGGGGGNGGGGGGNGGGGGGNGGGGGGNGGGNGNGNGTDYETYPNGCPKDYSIEKLFPHPDCDKFYQCVHGGYQVMPCAPGTQFSYKLQKCTWPHLSDCGEGDGGNGGGGGDGGDGGNGGGGGGGGDGGNGGGGGDGGNGGDGGNGGDGGNGGDGGNGGDGGNGGDGGNGGDGGNGGDGGNGGDGGNGGGGDGGNGGDGGNGGDGGNGGDGGNGGDGGNGGDGGNGGGGDGGNGGDGGNGGDGGNGGDGGNGGDGGNGGGGDGGNGGDGGNGGDGGNGGGGGNGGDGGNGGDGGNGGDGGNGGGGDGGNGGDGGNGGDGGNGGDGGNGGGGDGGNGGDGGNGGDGGNGGDGGNGGDGGNGGDGGNGGGGDGGNGGDGGNGGDGGNGGDGGNGGDGGNGGDGGNGGDGGNGGDGGNGGDGGNGGGGNEANRCQEDCHVPFWRHETDCDKFWRCDNNEVVLGVCSEGLRFNEEKQTCDFACNVDCQRAEIQSTAGIDGLKVFLPWNKVDSLLEIAKNTKKINNRSFYGY